A window from Vicinamibacteria bacterium encodes these proteins:
- a CDS encoding response regulator — MELFVTRSLELEDSTRVGRDRPHPVSLPEERHARSVRSSETVLLVEDDEALRGLLSETLEGNGYTVLAARNGAEALLVADAHAGTIHLIVTDLIMPGMTGHHPAEEIASTRPEAKVLYISGYSNEAVTSRGGLSRGSAFPGRPFTPEGLLGKARELLDSPKV, encoded by the coding sequence GCTGGAGCTCGAGGATTCCACGAGGGTCGGGCGTGACCGGCCACATCCGGTTTCGCTGCCGGAGGAGCGCCACGCCCGGTCGGTACGGAGCAGCGAGACCGTGCTCCTGGTCGAAGACGATGAGGCGCTACGCGGGTTGCTGTCGGAGACCCTCGAGGGCAACGGATACACCGTGCTCGCCGCCCGCAACGGGGCGGAGGCCCTCCTAGTTGCGGACGCCCACGCCGGGACCATCCACCTGATCGTGACCGACCTCATCATGCCGGGAATGACCGGACACCACCCAGCCGAAGAGATCGCATCAACGAGGCCGGAGGCGAAGGTGTTGTACATCTCCGGCTACAGCAACGAGGCCGTGACGAGTCGGGGGGGCCTGAGCCGCGGGTCGGCGTTCCCCGGCAGGCCGTTTACTCCCGAAGGCCTCCTCGGCAAGGCCCGTGAGCTGCTGGACAGCCCGAAGGTATAG